TACCTTCCCCAGAAACAGAGAGATAAATTTCGTGAACGACTGTTTTCATAATAAGGAAAAGCGCTCCAAGGTACAAGAGTTTTACCGAGCCGATCCGAAGATTCTGTAAAAAACCCTTTGTTAGAATACCAAAATCATTTTTCCCTGAATCTAGTCAAGATACGGCGCTCAAAATAGCGAAAAAAGGTTGTTCAAGTCAGTATAGCATAGTAATAGATTTGAGAGTAAATTTGAAACACTTTCGAATTTTCTTAACCGATAAGAATTCTATCCAATGAAACTTTCCATTTTTGCGAAAATCAGAAATAAAACGCATTTTTTGCAGTGGAAGGTGTTAGTAGGTTTTATCAGCCTCACTTTCCTATTAGTGATCGCGAGTCTGATCAGTTTGTACGGAATACTAGAGCTGAGAGACTCTGGAACCTGGGTAGAGCACACATTTGCAGTTATAGAAGAAGTAGAGCAATGCAAAACGATCACTCGAGAAATGGGGATCGCTCAGGCTTATAATAAAAATCCGGGGCAAGGAAATGCATTTCCTCTTCTTTCTCATTTAAAAAGCGAGATCGGCAATCTTAAGATACTAACTTCTGACAATCAGATCCAGCAGGTACGCACCGACGAGATCCTAAAATTGATCTCGAGTATAGAAACCCGGCCTTGGTCTTTCGAATCTCAAAAGGGAGTCACACTCATAGAGATTTCCGAAGCCCTGAATAATATGCAGGAAGAGGAACTCCGCCTTCTTAATTCACGCAATACAGTAAATACAAGAAAGGGAACTCGAGTTGCTTATTCTCTTTTTATTCTAGTTATACTTTCCTTTATAGTAGTCGGTTACGGTTCTCTTACCGTTCAAAAGGACATCAAAGAAAAGAGAAGGATCACTGATCGGTTGATAGAGAGTGAGTCTCGCCTCCTATCGATTCTAGACAATCTTCCCTCTGCATTTGCCATGATGGATCTCGAAGGGAGAGTTTTATTCCATAACCAAGTCTTTGCGAACCGCTTTCTCTATTTAAAAGAAAAGAGAAATAATACAGGGCTTATCTCCTTATTCGGAGAAGAAAAAGGCAACGACGTCAAACGAATGATCATGAAGTCCTTGGACAAATCAGGGACTGTGGATTTCGAATTAGACTTAGAGACCGATGAGGAGAGCGAAAGAACTTTCTATTGCGTCATCGTTCCACTTGTGGATTTAGAAGGAGAGGTTTACTCTGTCTGCGGATTATTCACCGATATCACTGTCCGAAAAAACTACGAGCAAGATCTGAAAAAAGCCAAAGAAGAAGCTGAGAAGGCAAACCGAGCCAAGTCGGACTTCCTTGCAATGATGAGCCACGAGATCCGCACTCCTATGAACGGAGTAATCGGTATGACCGAACTTCTGATAGATTCCAAACTTTCTCCTGAACAAAAGGAGTACGCTGAGATCATTCAAAAAAGCGGTGAAAGTCTTTTAAGTATTATCAATGATATTTTAGATTATTCTAAAATAGAATCAGGAACCCTAAGTCTAGAAATACGCGAATTTTCCCTCCTCGAAATTATCGAAGAGGTTCTGGATCTATTCCGCTCAAGAGCCGCACAAAAACAGATCGATTTGGTCCATTATTTGGATCCGAATGTTCCGGAACAGATCTCTTGCGACAGCCTCAGACTCAAACAGATCCTGATCAATCTAATCGGAAATTCGATCAAGTTCACCGAGCAAGGCGAGATCTTTCTCTCTGCAGAAGTCTCAAAGCAAGAAGGATCTTTATATACCATCCTCTTCTCCGTAAGAGATTCGGGAATTGGAATACCTAAAGAAAAGCAAAGAGAATTATTTCAGCCATTTTATCAGGCAGACAATTCTTCCACTCGCAAATATGGAGGGACTGGACTTGGACTCTCCATCTCTTCTCGCCTGATAGAAATGATGGGTGGCCGCATTTGGGTAGAAAGCGTTCCTAATTCCGGCACAACCTTCTCCTTTGATATCATGGTAGAAGGAACTAACAAGGCACCTGCAAAAGAAGACTTCTCTCATCCTGCTTTAGAAAATAAAAAAGTACTGATCGTAGATGATAATCCTACGAACTTAAGGATCCTCGCTCATCAACTTCAGATATTGGGATTGATCACTTTTTCTGCCAAATCCAAAGAAGATGCGATGAACTTATTGGATCTCGGGATTCTCCCCGATATAGGAATTCTAGATTATAATATTCCTCACAGTAGCGGCATCGATATTGCAAAGGCGATCCGAAAGAATAACCTTCATTTTCCTCTAGTACTTCTTTCTTCTTCTTTCTTATCTCAGGAAGAAAAAGAGATCGCGAACGAATTGTTTTCAGAAGAGCTGAATAAACCGGTAAAGAAAAAAGATATAGAAAGAGTCGTATACGAAATCCTAGCAAACGAAGGAAACAAGTCCAAAGCAAATACACAGGCTTCTTATCTTGCCAGTCAAAGAGAGATCCTAAGTTCCCAATTTCCTTTTAAGATCATGATCGCGGAAGACAACGAGATCAATCAAACTCTTGCGAAACGGATCATTCAGAAGTTGGGCTATGAGCCTTATATCGTTCCAAACGGAAAGGAAGCTTTGATCGAACTCAGAGATAAGAAAATCGATCTAATCCTGATGGATGTTCATATGCCGGAGATGGACGGACTCCAAGCCACTCAAGTGATCCGAAACACTTGGCCGATAGAAAGCCAGCCCTATATTATCGCAATGACCGCGGCAGCAATGCAGGGAGATCGGGATCTTTGTCTAAGAGCAGGGATGAATGATTATATCTCCAAGCCGATCGTGTTCGAAGACTTGATCCATGTATTGAGAAAGGCCGGGAACGCTCTCTTTCCCAAGTCCAAGGCATAAAAAGCTAGAAAAATCCCCGACTCTGCCGATCTTTGAAAAGAGGAATCGTGCCCAAAATGTCCCGTGCTAAGTTCTTAACTGCAATCGCTCTTTTACTGATCGTATTTTATTCGGAAGAAAGAACGGGACAAGAGAAAGAAGAAGGCTCTTCGGATTCTCGCAAGACCATCCTATGGACTGGAGAGGTCTTATCGGTTTATAGAAATAAAGGAAAAGCCAAGATCAAAATAGATAGGAACTCCTACTTTTCAGAAAGAAGAGAAGAAGAGATCAAAGGCATACTCACCGAAAAAAATACTCTTCCACTTTTTAGAAAACCTAAGATGGAAGAAATCGGTTCCTTTCAGATCGAGAACATAGAAGTTGAATTCGGAAAAATAGGAAAACTTACCAAACCGATTTCCATAGAACTCAGAGGAAGTTTCTCTTTAGCAGAAGGCCGTCCAGCAAGACTAGTCAATGTAGGACTATTGATCGGAGCGTACGGCCAAGAAACCTTCTACCAAGATCCCGCAAGTTTCGATTCTGCAGATGTAACTAGAAACCGTTTGGTAAAAGCAATACTCCATCCCAAAGACGGAAAGGAAATGGTGCTTGTTCATTCCGGATACGAAATTGATGGAAAGATCTTATACGAACACATGGGTTACTTTCTCTACGGACAAGGAACAGAATCTTCTGAGGACAGCTATAATCCGAAATTCGGGGCACCGGACAGAAGTAATTTAGAGGAATTGCCTTCCTTCTATATAGATAAGTATGAAGTCACTAACAAAGAATATAATAAATTTTTAAAGGAAACTGGAAATCCTCCTCCTCCTCATTGGGAGAATGGAATCTTTCCTCGAGGAAAGGAATATCATCCGGTCACCAATCTTACCTACAGAGAAGTGGAAACCTATGCGAATTGGTCGGGCAAAAAAGTTCCCACTGAATTTCAATGGGAGAAGGCCGCAAGAGGTACCGGTCTTGTCTGGAGACTTCTGAAGAACGAAAGCTACGAATTTGTTTCTCAGCCAAGGGATTATCCCTATGGCAACGACTTCGATACGGAACTTTGCAACACCAGAGAAAGCGGTAGAAAAGGAACCTTATCCGTTTATGAACTTCCTACAAAAAGCCAAAGCCCTTATGGAGCTGTTGGAATGTGCGGGAACGTGGCGGAATGGACTAGCTCCTCTTATCTTCCTTATCCAGGGCATAGACCTATCAGTGGAAGATACGGAAAACATCTAAGAGTGATCCGAGGTGGATCTTATTCCGGAAACAAGGAAGAAGCTAAAACGTTTCATAGGGATTTTGGCGGCATTCCAAATCTTCTGAACGATCGCAAGGCAGGCTTCCGTTTGATCACGGAAGTGAAGAATTAAGATCTAGGTCACCCTACTCTTCAATAAAAATTTATCCAAGGTCTTAGGAGAAAAGCGACTTAAGAAGAGTCCGAACTTTTCCTTTAAGCGAGAAGGATAGATTTCTCTCTTTTTCTTTTCCATTCCTTTTAAGACGGACTTTGCGATCTTGTCCGGCTCCAAACCTTTCCTTTGGCCCTCGTCCATGATCCCATGAGGTGAACCGTCTCCAGACAATGCCTTGATGGAAATATCAGTCTTTACGAATCCGGGAGAAACTGTCATAACGTGGATTCCGGATTTAAAATTCTCTAAGCGAATGCTGTCCATAAACGCCTGGATTGCATGTTTGCTTGCTGCATAACCGGATCTGTATTGAGTCGCAAACTTTCCTTGCACAGAAGAGATCGCGATCACATGTCCCTCACTCTGTCTCAGATCTTCTTCTAAGAGTCTATATAAGATCACGAGAGGAAAATAATTCGTGTCCATGATAGTACGAAAAACCTTGAGTTCCGTTTCAGAAGCGAGAGCTCTCATAGAGACTCCTGCATTATGAATAAAGCCGTCGATTCTCTTGAACTTCTTTCTAAATTCTTCCACAACTTTCTTTAGTTCGGATTCAGAAGTAACATCCGCTTGCAATACTAGAATTCTATCCGGATTTCCTACGGAGGCTTTCAACTCCTTAAGGGCTTCTTTTCTTCTTGCGACTACGCCTATAAAGGCTCCTTCTCTTTCCAAAGCGATCGCGAGCGCTCTTCCTATTCCTGAACTCGCGCCTGTTACTAAAAATACTTTGTCTTGAAAAAATGAACCCATGCCCAAAATCCGCGGAGTAGGTAGTAGAATAGGTAAGAATCCTAAAAAAGCAAATCAAATCGAAGGAAAATCCTTTCAGGTAAATATCTCAGAGAAAAAAAGGACAAGAGGCGCCATGGCACTTTCCCAACTTAAACAAAAGATTCGATTCAAAGACTGCGGCTTCCAACGTAGATACGAAAGCAGATACTATTGGTTTCCAGAAGAAAGTCCTCCAACCTGTTTGATAGAAGTCAGCCAAAGAGATTCCTATCATGACATGACTCTGTATATGTTAATCAATCTCGCAACGATGAAGATCTCCGACATAGATGTAGAAGAGGATCGCGTTCCTTACGAAACCTGTCCGAACGCCATTAAGTCATATTCTTATTTGATAGGAGAAGATATTTCTTATAATAAGATTATGCGTAAATTTCCTGAAGACAAAACAATGGGTTGTCTTCATATCAACGAGCTCTTGCAGAATGCGGCTCAGAGTTTTTCTTCTGCGTATGCATTTTTTCTTAAAGAAAGAAATTTCCCGCCTGAGTGGGACGAATATAGAATGTACCAAGGAACAATGGATGCGAAGTCCAGAAGAGAGATCGGTAGACATTGGTGGATGAAGGACAAGGGAGTTCGTAATTCCTGTTTCAGTTTCTCCGACAGGCATGAAGTCTCCGAGGTCAAGGATCAGGTGAAACCTCTTGACAGCATCACTGCAATGATGGTAAAAGAATTCCGAAGCGCTCGCAGCGATAAATAGTTCTCTGCCGGTTTTTATGCCCGCTTAGCTCAGGGGTAGAGCATTTCCCTCGTAATGAAAAGGTCGCCGGTTCAATTCCGGCAGCGGGCTTTCGTCCTTTTCGTCTAATCAGAATCCGATATGATGAGACTCTTTTTACTTCTTCTCTTCTTAGCGACTCTTCCGCTTCTATCAGAATCGGAGCCGAATTGCGACCGCAAGAATGTATGTTCCTGGGTAGAAACAGGAGAATCCGAATCAGCAGTATATTTGCAAGCCAAGTCCCTTCCTCCCGAAACTCATATCACAGTGTTCACTAGTATCGAAGGAACTGGAGTGGAGAGCATTCCCCCAACTCCTAAATCTTTTGTTCTGAACGGAAATGAAAAAACGAAAGTATTACTCTTAAAGAAGAAAGAAGGAGCAGATCCTTCTTCTGTTGTTCAAGTATTGACTGTAGCTTATTACGGAAAACTAGGCGCAGTTCACGATGACTCTTATGCATACACTCTTCCTTTCGATGGAAAATCTTGGATCTCTACAGGCTACAATAGCGGGGCAGAACATAGAGGAGATGCTGCCAATTCTCTGGACTTCGTATTAACCGAAGGAACTCCGATTTTAGCCGCAAGAGAAGGTACCGTAGTAGAAGCTGAGGACAAATTTACGGTGGGAATGAAAGACCCCACTCTCATAGACAAGGCCAATCATATCATCATAGAACATTCGGATGGAACAGTTGCAATCTACGGACATCTCAAACCAGAAGGAGTGATCGTAAAGACCGGAGATAAAGTAATTGCCGGACAACGCATCGGCTATTCGGGAAACACAGGCTATAGTACCGGCCCTCATTTGCATTTCGAAGTCTATCGACCGGAAGAGAATCGTAGAAAGAAAACCTTTCCTACCTTATTCGTAACGGAAACAGGTGAGAAAGAATATCTAAGCGAAGAAAATGCATACTGGAATCCTGATGGAAAAAGATTCCAAGGCTTTCCGATCACAAATTTAGAAGAGACATGTCTTGGGACGCTTCCTCCCGAAAAGGACAAGGAACCGATCTGCAGCGAAAACATTATCGCTAAGAAGCCTTTTTATCTTACCATGCCGATTTACAAGGCTGGGCCTTATCTACTTAGAGCGGAGTTCATTCTGATCAAAACCCAAAAGGTGATCTTAAATTTCCAGGAGAAGATTCCGGCGGGCATCACTTCGATCGCTTGGAGAATTCCTGCTCAAACCAAATCGGGAAAATACAAAGTAAAATTCTACCTGGATGAAAAGGAGCTAGGTGAAAAGAATTTTCAAATGCTTCCTTGACCGGAGAGAGCTTTCTAATACGAAAGATCTTGTATGTCTAATTTTCTAGTCATCGGATTTTGTTTTTTATTCGGAATCCTAATCCGATCGAAAGGAAAATTCCCTCCAGACTCTCATAAGGCAATCAACGCATTCATCATCTCTGTCGCCTTGCCCTGCATGGAATTCGGGCCGTTGCGTCACGCATCACTGGACGGATATTTTATCAGTCTAGCTTTCATGCCTTGGTTCCTTTTCGGAGTCGGATTCATATTCTTTTATTCCATCGGAAAATCCATGGGCTGGAAAGAAGGCACCATCGTTTGTCTTTGTCTTTCTGCGGGACTCGGAAATACTTCTTTCTTAGGAATTCCTCTGATCGAGTCCTATTACTCTAAGGAAGGATTGCCTACGGTACTCGTAATCGATCAGCTCGGAACCTTCTTAACTCTTGCCATACCAGGAACATACTTGGGCACGAGAGCGAGACATCTTCACTCAGGAGAAGCAAAGACTTCTCTTCTAAAGAGTCTATTCAGTTTTCCACCATTCCTTGGATTGATCATTTCTGTTTTAAGTCGTCCGATCGAGCTTCCCAATGAATTAGAATCTTCGATCGCAAGAATAGGAGACACACTTGTTCCCTTGGCGCTTTTTTCTGTCGGATACCAACTGCCAGGAACATTCCAAGTCAATTCCAGCTCAGCAAATGCCGAAAATCCCAAAGAAGAATGGAAGGCACCTTTGATCGTCGGATTGATCTTTAAGTTGTTTATAGGTCCGGCACTTGTATGGCTTTTCTTTGGAATATTCTTTTACTTTTCTAAACCAGCCGACCAAGAAGTTGCAAAGAACCTGCTCCGAGATTTTAAAATTCTAATCATGGAAGCGGGAATGGCTCCCATGATCACGGGAAGTCTTTTAGCAGCGGAATGGGGATTGGCTCCGAGACTTGCGGTTTCCTTAGTTGGAATTGGAATACCGCTTTCTTTTCTGACGACCTTGGGATTGTATTGCCTCCTGGAGAATCGAGCGTGGACTGGAACGATCTTTTTCGGGCTGTAAAGACAGGAAATAACGGAACCCTTCGCGCTCTTTTATCAGAGGCATCCGCTAAGGACGGCTTCGCGGAAGAATTTCCGGAGCTAAGAGATTCCTATGGTTGTGGTCTTTTGTACTGGGCCATTAAAGAAGGAAATAAGGAAGCTACAAATCTTCTAGTCGAATACGGTTCCGATCCGAATGAAACAAGCTCTCGAGGAGAGACAGCTTTGCTTCTCGCACTGGAATCCGAAAATCCAGAACTCACAACGATTCTATTAGATTACGGAGCTGATCCTGAGCTAAGGGATCAAGATGGAAATACTCCTCTTACAAGAGCAGTCAGCTCGGGCAAAATTGAACTCGTAGAAATTCTTTTCGATCTTCCGAACCGTGGACCGGATATAGAGTCCAGAAATGGAGAAGGATATTCTCCCCTATTACTCGCAGTCGATCTTGGTCACTATGAGATTGCAGAATATTTAGTCGGAAAGGGCGCCGATCCTAAAAAGAAAAACTCAGAAGGAAGGACCATTCTTCATTTAACCGCACTTCATAACGATTATGAGATCCTGGATCTGTTCTCTGAAAACAAAGAAGTCCGCTCTCTTCTCGAGTCCAAAGACCAAGACGGAAATACTCCTCTTCTTCTCTCTGCGTTATACGATAGCGTGGAATGTTTGGACAGACTTCTGAATTTGGGTGCCGATCCTTTGGCAAGGAATCTGGGCGGAAAGACCGCGAAAGAAGAAGCTCATCGGATGAAGTTCCATCATACCTTGAAGACGATAGACAAGGCCACGATCACTCTCTTATTCAGAGCTTCTTCGGAAGGTAAAACGGATACTGTCGAAAAGATCCTGAGCAACGGATACGAGGCAGAAGTCCGCGATATGTTAGGACGCACACCTCTCCTTCTCGCAGTTAAATCGGGAAAAACGGATCTAGTGGAACTCTTGGTAAAGAATGGCGCCTCTCCTTATTCGACAGATAAGGAAGGTAACTCTCCATTAGCGTTGGCGGAAGCATCTGAAAGTCCGGCATTGCACCAGATCTTTAAGCCCTTCTTAAATCCGGAAGAAGGAAAGCCTTAAATTAATCTAGTTCTCTTTAAGATCTTTTCTAAAAGATTTTCTGGATCGGCGCTTACTTCTATCCAATCTCTGGTTTGAGAATCCAGAAAACCTTCTTGCACCATGTGATCTA
Above is a window of Leptospira semungkisensis DNA encoding:
- a CDS encoding hybrid sensor histidine kinase/response regulator; translated protein: MKLSIFAKIRNKTHFLQWKVLVGFISLTFLLVIASLISLYGILELRDSGTWVEHTFAVIEEVEQCKTITREMGIAQAYNKNPGQGNAFPLLSHLKSEIGNLKILTSDNQIQQVRTDEILKLISSIETRPWSFESQKGVTLIEISEALNNMQEEELRLLNSRNTVNTRKGTRVAYSLFILVILSFIVVGYGSLTVQKDIKEKRRITDRLIESESRLLSILDNLPSAFAMMDLEGRVLFHNQVFANRFLYLKEKRNNTGLISLFGEEKGNDVKRMIMKSLDKSGTVDFELDLETDEESERTFYCVIVPLVDLEGEVYSVCGLFTDITVRKNYEQDLKKAKEEAEKANRAKSDFLAMMSHEIRTPMNGVIGMTELLIDSKLSPEQKEYAEIIQKSGESLLSIINDILDYSKIESGTLSLEIREFSLLEIIEEVLDLFRSRAAQKQIDLVHYLDPNVPEQISCDSLRLKQILINLIGNSIKFTEQGEIFLSAEVSKQEGSLYTILFSVRDSGIGIPKEKQRELFQPFYQADNSSTRKYGGTGLGLSISSRLIEMMGGRIWVESVPNSGTTFSFDIMVEGTNKAPAKEDFSHPALENKKVLIVDDNPTNLRILAHQLQILGLITFSAKSKEDAMNLLDLGILPDIGILDYNIPHSSGIDIAKAIRKNNLHFPLVLLSSSFLSQEEKEIANELFSEELNKPVKKKDIERVVYEILANEGNKSKANTQASYLASQREILSSQFPFKIMIAEDNEINQTLAKRIIQKLGYEPYIVPNGKEALIELRDKKIDLILMDVHMPEMDGLQATQVIRNTWPIESQPYIIAMTAAAMQGDRDLCLRAGMNDYISKPIVFEDLIHVLRKAGNALFPKSKA
- a CDS encoding formylglycine-generating enzyme family protein, which produces MSRAKFLTAIALLLIVFYSEERTGQEKEEGSSDSRKTILWTGEVLSVYRNKGKAKIKIDRNSYFSERREEEIKGILTEKNTLPLFRKPKMEEIGSFQIENIEVEFGKIGKLTKPISIELRGSFSLAEGRPARLVNVGLLIGAYGQETFYQDPASFDSADVTRNRLVKAILHPKDGKEMVLVHSGYEIDGKILYEHMGYFLYGQGTESSEDSYNPKFGAPDRSNLEELPSFYIDKYEVTNKEYNKFLKETGNPPPPHWENGIFPRGKEYHPVTNLTYREVETYANWSGKKVPTEFQWEKAARGTGLVWRLLKNESYEFVSQPRDYPYGNDFDTELCNTRESGRKGTLSVYELPTKSQSPYGAVGMCGNVAEWTSSSYLPYPGHRPISGRYGKHLRVIRGGSYSGNKEEAKTFHRDFGGIPNLLNDRKAGFRLITEVKN
- a CDS encoding SDR family oxidoreductase; translated protein: MGSFFQDKVFLVTGASSGIGRALAIALEREGAFIGVVARRKEALKELKASVGNPDRILVLQADVTSESELKKVVEEFRKKFKRIDGFIHNAGVSMRALASETELKVFRTIMDTNYFPLVILYRLLEEDLRQSEGHVIAISSVQGKFATQYRSGYAASKHAIQAFMDSIRLENFKSGIHVMTVSPGFVKTDISIKALSGDGSPHGIMDEGQRKGLEPDKIAKSVLKGMEKKKREIYPSRLKEKFGLFLSRFSPKTLDKFLLKSRVT
- a CDS encoding DUF2889 domain-containing protein, producing MALSQLKQKIRFKDCGFQRRYESRYYWFPEESPPTCLIEVSQRDSYHDMTLYMLINLATMKISDIDVEEDRVPYETCPNAIKSYSYLIGEDISYNKIMRKFPEDKTMGCLHINELLQNAAQSFSSAYAFFLKERNFPPEWDEYRMYQGTMDAKSRREIGRHWWMKDKGVRNSCFSFSDRHEVSEVKDQVKPLDSITAMMVKEFRSARSDK
- a CDS encoding M23 family metallopeptidase; this translates as MMRLFLLLLFLATLPLLSESEPNCDRKNVCSWVETGESESAVYLQAKSLPPETHITVFTSIEGTGVESIPPTPKSFVLNGNEKTKVLLLKKKEGADPSSVVQVLTVAYYGKLGAVHDDSYAYTLPFDGKSWISTGYNSGAEHRGDAANSLDFVLTEGTPILAAREGTVVEAEDKFTVGMKDPTLIDKANHIIIEHSDGTVAIYGHLKPEGVIVKTGDKVIAGQRIGYSGNTGYSTGPHLHFEVYRPEENRRKKTFPTLFVTETGEKEYLSEENAYWNPDGKRFQGFPITNLEETCLGTLPPEKDKEPICSENIIAKKPFYLTMPIYKAGPYLLRAEFILIKTQKVILNFQEKIPAGITSIAWRIPAQTKSGKYKVKFYLDEKELGEKNFQMLP
- a CDS encoding AEC family transporter, producing MSNFLVIGFCFLFGILIRSKGKFPPDSHKAINAFIISVALPCMEFGPLRHASLDGYFISLAFMPWFLFGVGFIFFYSIGKSMGWKEGTIVCLCLSAGLGNTSFLGIPLIESYYSKEGLPTVLVIDQLGTFLTLAIPGTYLGTRARHLHSGEAKTSLLKSLFSFPPFLGLIISVLSRPIELPNELESSIARIGDTLVPLALFSVGYQLPGTFQVNSSSANAENPKEEWKAPLIVGLIFKLFIGPALVWLFFGIFFYFSKPADQEVAKNLLRDFKILIMEAGMAPMITGSLLAAEWGLAPRLAVSLVGIGIPLSFLTTLGLYCLLENRAWTGTIFFGL
- a CDS encoding ankyrin repeat domain-containing protein; protein product: MDWNDLFRAVKTGNNGTLRALLSEASAKDGFAEEFPELRDSYGCGLLYWAIKEGNKEATNLLVEYGSDPNETSSRGETALLLALESENPELTTILLDYGADPELRDQDGNTPLTRAVSSGKIELVEILFDLPNRGPDIESRNGEGYSPLLLAVDLGHYEIAEYLVGKGADPKKKNSEGRTILHLTALHNDYEILDLFSENKEVRSLLESKDQDGNTPLLLSALYDSVECLDRLLNLGADPLARNLGGKTAKEEAHRMKFHHTLKTIDKATITLLFRASSEGKTDTVEKILSNGYEAEVRDMLGRTPLLLAVKSGKTDLVELLVKNGASPYSTDKEGNSPLALAEASESPALHQIFKPFLNPEEGKP